The following are encoded together in the Streptomyces flavofungini genome:
- a CDS encoding cysteine dioxygenase, whose protein sequence is MSASVPASAPVPAPASVPAALPTAARPTAKPTSAELLDFVRRAAADTDLIASLPLDAEGRTWVRLEGPQGSEAWLIGWPPGTGTGWHDHAESVGSFTTAAGTLKENSLAARLPTDGWKTLELTEGVDRERRLATGQGRAFGRNHVHEVLNESTDQHAISVHAYYPPLPRIRRYSRTGAVLRLEHVERPEDWQ, encoded by the coding sequence ATGTCTGCCTCCGTACCGGCTTCCGCTCCCGTACCGGCCCCTGCCTCCGTACCCGCAGCGCTGCCCACGGCCGCCCGCCCGACGGCCAAGCCCACCTCGGCCGAGCTCCTCGACTTCGTGCGCCGCGCCGCGGCCGACACCGACCTCATCGCCTCCCTGCCCCTGGACGCGGAGGGCCGCACCTGGGTGCGCCTCGAAGGCCCCCAGGGCAGCGAGGCCTGGCTGATCGGCTGGCCGCCCGGCACCGGCACCGGCTGGCACGACCACGCCGAGTCGGTCGGCTCCTTCACCACCGCCGCGGGCACTCTCAAGGAGAACTCGCTCGCCGCCCGCCTGCCCACCGACGGCTGGAAGACCCTGGAGCTCACCGAGGGCGTCGACCGCGAACGCCGCCTCGCCACCGGGCAGGGCCGCGCCTTCGGCCGCAACCACGTGCACGAGGTGCTGAACGAGTCCACGGACCAACACGCCATCTCCGTGCACGCCTACTACCCCCCACTCCCCCGGATCCGCCGCTACAGCCGCACGGGCGCCGTCCTGCGCCTGGAGCACGTCGAGCGGCCGGAGGACTGGCAGTGA
- a CDS encoding rhodanese-like domain-containing protein, with protein sequence MNGVPGVPVEEHPSGGAQPPLGIDELLERVRRGLDRVTPEQAYGIAGSGGLLVDTRYAELRERDGLVPGALVVERNELEWRLDPQGSHRAPEATRHDLRIVVFCNEGYASSLAAASLRQLGLRYATDLIGGFQAWKAAGLPVEQAEQGA encoded by the coding sequence GTGAACGGCGTCCCCGGAGTCCCCGTGGAGGAGCACCCCTCCGGCGGAGCCCAACCCCCGCTAGGCATCGACGAGTTGCTGGAACGGGTACGGCGCGGCCTCGACCGGGTCACCCCCGAGCAGGCGTACGGCATCGCGGGCTCGGGCGGGCTGCTCGTCGACACCCGGTACGCGGAGCTGCGCGAGCGGGACGGCCTGGTACCCGGCGCCCTCGTCGTCGAGCGCAACGAGCTGGAGTGGCGCCTGGACCCCCAGGGCAGCCATCGCGCCCCCGAGGCCACCCGTCACGACCTGCGGATCGTGGTGTTCTGCAACGAGGGCTACGCGTCGAGCCTCGCGGCCGCCTCCCTGCGACAGTTGGGGCTGCGGTACGCGACGGACCTCATCGGTGGCTTCCAGGCGTGGAAGGCGGCGGGGCTTCCGGTCGAGCAGGCCGAGCAAGGGGCATGA
- a CDS encoding FtsX-like permease family protein yields the protein MMLSYALQAIRDRKGGFLGAFVALMCAAALITACGTLLETGLRGTIRTERYAAAPVIVSADQNVHQTTVKHKKGKTKVKHKAKPIAERAWLPDSVTQRLKGVPGAAEVVPELTFLAEPLTSAGARDASRPAYGHAWSSAALTPFRLTDGRAPRADTDLVIDRGLADRAGIGPGDRLTVQSTQAPRTYRVTGIATPGRKDSGGALAHQTALFFSAEEAQRLAAHPGQVTAVGVVPADGTSVDQLKAAVKKALSGTTAQVNTGGGRGPVEFLDAAGARVRLVSIGGAMGGTSLLVAVLVVVGTFALSIQQRHRELALLRAIAASPRQIRRLLGREALIVGAAGGVLGALAGIPLGGLLYDEFVSRGAVPATLDRVVSPFPLLAAVAATLLGAWAAARLSARRIARIRPGEALAEARVEPARPSRARIGAGLALLTAGIVLVVVLGSLRTEAVSTPVTLLAVVVLATSVALLGPLTVKAAAALLSLPLRLTGPGGRLAHANLRGNAARMAAAVTPLVLLIGMTCTVLFVQPTLDAAATAQAREGVRADWVLTARGPGVPGQAASRLRTAAGVDAVTEVVRTTVRVGLDKYPAQGVTPAGLGRTWDPDVTAGSLTSFGAGDVALSEVAADQLGVRPGSSLKLTLGDGTPTTLRVTAVYARGLGFGDLTMAHELVARHVDNPLAATVLVTTDRTKDQLATALAKFPNVRVQSPSVVGALQSEHGQANAEVNHVAMGLILAFTAIAVVNTFAMSISERAREFALLRLAGATRRQVLRMLRTEALAVLLLATVLGSGIALAVLTGFSVGMTGAAAPAVLPLVLAAVVGVAGLLALTATALPGRSALKPRPVTLATARE from the coding sequence ATGATGCTGAGCTACGCACTCCAGGCGATCCGGGACCGCAAAGGCGGATTCCTGGGCGCGTTCGTCGCGTTGATGTGCGCCGCCGCGCTCATCACGGCCTGCGGCACGCTCCTGGAGACAGGCCTGCGCGGCACCATCCGCACCGAGCGTTACGCCGCCGCACCAGTGATCGTCTCCGCGGACCAGAACGTCCACCAGACGACGGTCAAGCACAAGAAGGGCAAGACCAAGGTCAAGCACAAGGCCAAGCCCATCGCCGAGCGGGCCTGGTTGCCGGACAGCGTCACACAACGGCTCAAGGGCGTCCCCGGGGCCGCCGAGGTGGTGCCCGAACTGACCTTCCTGGCCGAGCCGTTGACATCCGCCGGGGCGCGCGACGCGAGCCGCCCCGCGTACGGCCACGCCTGGTCGTCGGCCGCCCTCACACCCTTCCGGCTCACCGACGGCCGGGCCCCGCGCGCTGACACCGACCTCGTCATCGACCGCGGCCTCGCCGACCGCGCCGGGATCGGGCCCGGCGACCGACTCACCGTGCAGTCGACGCAAGCCCCGCGCACGTACCGCGTCACGGGCATCGCGACCCCCGGCCGAAAAGACAGCGGCGGCGCGCTCGCGCACCAGACCGCGCTGTTCTTCTCCGCCGAGGAGGCCCAGCGGCTCGCCGCCCACCCGGGCCAGGTCACGGCCGTGGGCGTCGTACCGGCTGACGGTACCTCCGTCGACCAGCTCAAGGCAGCCGTCAAGAAGGCGCTCAGCGGTACGACCGCGCAGGTCAACACCGGTGGCGGCCGAGGGCCGGTCGAGTTCCTCGACGCCGCGGGCGCCCGCGTGCGGCTGGTCAGCATCGGCGGTGCGATGGGCGGCACCTCGCTGCTCGTCGCCGTCCTCGTGGTCGTCGGCACCTTCGCGCTCTCCATCCAGCAGCGCCACCGCGAACTGGCCCTGCTGCGCGCCATCGCCGCGAGCCCCCGACAGATCCGCCGTCTCCTCGGCCGTGAGGCGCTCATTGTCGGAGCGGCCGGGGGAGTGCTCGGCGCGCTCGCCGGAATCCCGCTCGGCGGGCTGCTGTACGACGAGTTCGTGTCGCGCGGCGCCGTCCCCGCCACCCTCGACCGCGTCGTCAGTCCCTTCCCGCTGCTCGCCGCCGTCGCCGCCACGCTCCTGGGCGCCTGGGCCGCCGCCCGTCTCTCCGCGCGCCGCATCGCGCGGATCCGCCCGGGCGAAGCCCTCGCCGAGGCCCGCGTCGAGCCCGCCAGGCCGTCCCGGGCCCGCATCGGGGCAGGTCTCGCCCTCCTCACCGCAGGGATCGTCCTCGTCGTCGTCCTCGGCAGCCTGCGCACCGAGGCCGTCTCGACTCCCGTCACCCTCCTGGCCGTTGTCGTCCTCGCCACCTCCGTCGCCCTGCTCGGTCCGCTCACCGTGAAGGCGGCAGCCGCCCTCCTCTCCCTCCCGCTGCGCCTGACCGGCCCCGGCGGCCGCCTCGCGCACGCCAACCTGCGTGGCAACGCCGCCCGCATGGCCGCCGCCGTCACCCCCCTCGTCCTGCTCATCGGCATGACCTGCACCGTCCTGTTCGTCCAGCCCACGCTCGACGCCGCCGCGACCGCCCAGGCCCGCGAGGGCGTCCGCGCGGACTGGGTCCTGACCGCGCGGGGGCCGGGCGTGCCGGGGCAGGCCGCGAGCCGGCTGCGGACAGCAGCGGGCGTCGACGCCGTCACCGAGGTCGTCCGCACGACCGTCCGCGTCGGACTCGACAAGTACCCGGCGCAGGGCGTGACCCCGGCGGGTCTCGGGCGCACCTGGGACCCGGACGTCACCGCGGGCTCGCTGACGTCCTTCGGCGCGGGCGACGTCGCCCTCAGCGAGGTCGCCGCCGACCAGCTCGGCGTGCGGCCGGGCAGCAGCCTCAAGCTCACGCTCGGCGACGGCACCCCGACGACCCTGAGGGTCACCGCCGTCTACGCACGTGGGCTCGGCTTCGGTGATCTGACCATGGCCCACGAACTGGTCGCCCGCCACGTCGACAACCCGCTCGCCGCCACGGTCCTCGTCACGACCGACCGTACGAAGGATCAACTCGCGACGGCCCTCGCGAAGTTCCCGAACGTGCGCGTTCAATCACCTTCCGTGGTCGGCGCCCTCCAGTCCGAGCACGGGCAGGCGAACGCCGAGGTGAACCACGTGGCCATGGGTCTGATCCTGGCCTTCACCGCGATCGCCGTCGTCAACACGTTCGCGATGTCGATCTCCGAACGCGCCCGGGAGTTCGCGCTCCTGCGCCTCGCCGGTGCGACGCGCCGCCAGGTCCTGCGGATGCTGCGCACCGAGGCACTCGCCGTCCTGCTCCTCGCGACCGTGCTCGGCAGCGGGATCGCCCTCGCCGTCCTGACCGGCTTCAGCGTCGGCATGACCGGCGCCGCGGCGCCCGCCGTCCTGCCCCTCGTCCTTGCGGCCGTGGTCGGCGTCGCGGGACTGCTCGCCCTGACGGCGACGGCACTGCCCGGCCGGTCCGCCCTGAAGCCGCGCCCCGTCACGCTCGCGACGGCCAGGGAGTAA
- a CDS encoding helix-turn-helix domain-containing protein, protein MAQDESTTDDAVLGEGSASQDGTPAEATESRTPVEASACDTLASDHLPPVPQELDDLRVLKALAQPRRQQILQHLTVHGPATSATLARALGLNTGATSYHLRELERYGFVEETPGPGHGRERWWRLVPGDRRFPPRSRQSAETRLAMDELNHHAYAADLELFAQLQRETDLADAGEWADAFPYSRGTMRLTVTELREFFEEYIALLNRYKRPDADTPPGARTVLTRFLAFPTPMADEAADNRKGPETP, encoded by the coding sequence ATGGCCCAGGACGAGAGCACCACCGACGACGCCGTGCTCGGCGAGGGCAGTGCCTCCCAGGACGGCACACCCGCCGAGGCGACGGAGAGCCGCACTCCCGTCGAGGCGTCAGCATGTGACACCCTCGCGAGCGATCACCTCCCGCCCGTGCCCCAGGAACTCGACGACCTCCGGGTCCTCAAGGCGCTCGCGCAGCCCCGGCGGCAGCAGATCCTGCAGCACCTCACCGTGCACGGTCCCGCTACCTCCGCGACGCTGGCCCGCGCCCTCGGGCTGAACACCGGGGCCACCAGCTACCACTTGCGTGAACTGGAGCGGTACGGCTTCGTCGAGGAGACGCCGGGCCCCGGGCACGGGCGGGAGCGGTGGTGGCGCCTCGTCCCGGGCGACCGGCGCTTCCCGCCCCGCAGCCGCCAGAGTGCCGAGACGCGGCTCGCCATGGACGAGCTGAACCACCACGCGTACGCCGCCGACCTCGAACTCTTCGCCCAGCTCCAGCGGGAGACCGACCTCGCGGATGCGGGCGAATGGGCCGACGCCTTCCCGTACTCACGCGGCACGATGCGGCTGACGGTGACCGAACTCCGCGAGTTCTTCGAGGAGTACATCGCGCTCCTCAACCGCTACAAGCGCCCCGACGCCGACACCCCGCCCGGCGCGCGCACCGTACTCACCCGCTTCCTCGCCTTCCCGACCCCGATGGCCGACGAGGCCGCCGACAACCGAAAAGGTCCCGAGACGCCATGA
- the recX gene encoding recombination regulator RecX, producing the protein MTRRTDWADRVDPAERSRPEAVGPDGPASADVPPGLPGDDEGGGRRGGRGGRAGGRRARGGLGGSQDSGSPSSSRAEDGEPPTGDPAERARAICLRLLTGTPRTRRQLADALRKREIPDDVAEEVLSRFEEVGLINDEAFADAWVESRHHGRGLARRALARELRTKGVDSAVIDEAVGQLDADQEEATARELVARKLRSTRGLDRDKRLRRLASMLARKGYAEGMALRVVRQALEEEGEDTEDLGYEAY; encoded by the coding sequence ATGACGCGACGAACCGACTGGGCGGACCGCGTCGACCCCGCGGAGCGAAGCCGCCCCGAGGCCGTCGGCCCGGACGGCCCCGCCTCGGCCGATGTCCCCCCGGGGCTCCCGGGCGACGACGAGGGAGGCGGTCGGCGCGGCGGCAGGGGCGGTCGCGCCGGTGGCCGTCGGGCGCGCGGCGGCCTCGGCGGCTCACAGGACAGCGGTTCCCCGTCCTCGTCGAGGGCCGAGGACGGGGAACCGCCCACGGGGGACCCGGCTGAGCGGGCAAGGGCCATCTGCCTGCGCCTGCTCACCGGGACCCCGCGCACGCGCAGACAGCTCGCTGACGCGTTGCGCAAGCGGGAGATCCCCGACGACGTGGCGGAGGAAGTGCTGTCCCGCTTCGAAGAGGTCGGCCTCATCAACGACGAGGCCTTCGCGGACGCCTGGGTCGAGTCCAGGCACCACGGCCGGGGCCTGGCGCGGCGGGCGCTCGCGCGGGAGTTGCGCACCAAGGGCGTGGACTCGGCCGTGATCGACGAGGCCGTCGGGCAACTCGACGCGGACCAGGAAGAAGCCACCGCCCGCGAGCTCGTCGCCCGCAAGCTCCGCTCCACCCGCGGCCTCGACCGGGACAAGAGACTCCGCCGCCTCGCCAGCATGCTCGCCCGCAAGGGGTACGCGGAGGGCATGGCGCTCCGCGTCGTGCGACAGGCCCTGGAAGAAGAGGGGGAGGACACGGAGGACCTGGGGTACGAGGCCTACTGA
- the recA gene encoding recombinase RecA, which yields MAGTDREKALDAALAQIERQFGKGAVMRMGERPNEPIEVIPTGSTALDVALGVGGIPRGRVVEVYGPESSGKTTLTLHAVANAQRAGGAVAFVDAEHALDPEYAKKLGVDIDNLILSQPDNGEQALEITDMLVRSGALDLIVIDSVAALVPRAEIEGEMGDSHVGLQARLMSQALRKITSALNQSKTTAIFINQLREKIGVMFGSPETTTGGRALKFYASVRMDIRRIETLKDGTDAVGNRTRVKVVKNKVAPPFKQAEFDILYGQGISREGGLIDMGVEHGFVRKAGAWYTYEGDQLGQGKENARNFLKDNPDLANEIEKKIKEKLGVGVRPETPAEPGADAAVTAAPAEGDAAKTVPAPAVKATKSKAAAAKS from the coding sequence ATGGCAGGAACCGACCGCGAGAAGGCGCTCGACGCCGCGCTCGCACAGATTGAACGGCAATTCGGCAAGGGCGCAGTGATGCGCATGGGCGAGCGGCCGAACGAGCCCATCGAGGTCATCCCCACCGGGTCGACCGCACTCGACGTCGCACTCGGCGTCGGCGGCATCCCCCGCGGCCGCGTGGTGGAGGTGTACGGCCCGGAGTCCTCCGGTAAGACGACCCTCACCCTGCACGCCGTCGCCAACGCCCAGCGGGCCGGTGGCGCGGTGGCCTTCGTGGACGCCGAGCACGCCCTCGACCCGGAGTACGCCAAGAAGCTCGGCGTCGACATCGACAACCTCATCCTGTCCCAGCCGGACAACGGCGAGCAGGCCCTGGAGATCACGGACATGCTCGTCCGCTCCGGTGCCCTCGACCTGATCGTCATCGACTCCGTCGCCGCCCTGGTGCCGCGCGCGGAGATCGAAGGCGAGATGGGTGACTCGCACGTGGGTCTGCAGGCCCGTCTGATGAGCCAGGCGCTCCGGAAGATCACCAGCGCGCTCAACCAGTCCAAGACCACCGCGATCTTCATCAACCAGCTACGCGAGAAGATCGGTGTGATGTTCGGCTCCCCGGAGACCACGACCGGTGGCCGGGCGCTGAAGTTCTACGCCTCGGTGCGCATGGACATCCGCCGCATCGAGACCCTCAAGGACGGCACGGACGCGGTGGGCAACCGCACCCGCGTCAAGGTCGTCAAGAACAAGGTCGCGCCTCCCTTCAAGCAGGCCGAGTTCGACATCCTCTACGGCCAGGGCATCAGCCGCGAGGGCGGCCTGATCGACATGGGCGTGGAGCACGGCTTCGTCCGCAAGGCCGGCGCCTGGTACACGTACGAGGGCGACCAGCTCGGCCAGGGCAAGGAGAACGCTCGCAACTTCCTCAAGGACAACCCCGACCTCGCCAACGAGATCGAGAAGAAGATCAAGGAGAAGCTGGGCGTCGGTGTCCGCCCGGAGACTCCGGCGGAGCCCGGCGCGGACGCCGCCGTCACCGCGGCCCCCGCGGAGGGCGACGCCGCCAAGACCGTGCCCGCGCCCGCGGTCAAGGCCACCAAGTCCAAGGCCGCTGCGGCCAAGAGCTAG
- a CDS encoding ArsR/SmtB family transcription factor, with translation MDAVFKALADPSRRRLLDRLRDRNGQTLRELCTGLDMARQSVSKHLAVLEAAELVTTVRQGREKLHYLNAAPINAIAERWISQFDRERVNALADLKRALEQPPMDNKTFVYTTYIRTTPERLWQALTDPAFTSRYWGVSFRTDWAKGSPMAWAEADGSVTEHPEQVVLAHEPHSRLSYTWHTFTPQWAAANGISEETRAQLAAERRSQVTFDLEPHGDQVKLTVTHVFDPEGALHSMCSQGWPAILSSLKSLLETGEPLADAHEG, from the coding sequence ATGGACGCGGTGTTCAAGGCACTGGCCGATCCCAGCCGCCGTCGGCTGCTGGACCGGCTCCGGGACCGCAACGGACAGACCCTGCGAGAGCTGTGCACGGGGCTGGACATGGCCCGGCAGTCGGTCAGCAAGCACCTGGCCGTGCTGGAGGCGGCCGAGCTGGTGACCACGGTGCGACAGGGGCGGGAGAAGCTGCACTACTTGAACGCCGCTCCGATCAACGCCATCGCGGAGCGATGGATCAGCCAATTCGACCGCGAGCGGGTCAACGCGCTCGCGGACCTGAAGCGAGCACTGGAGCAACCTCCCATGGACAACAAGACCTTCGTCTACACGACGTACATCCGCACCACTCCCGAGCGGCTCTGGCAGGCCCTGACCGACCCGGCCTTCACCAGCCGCTACTGGGGCGTCAGCTTCCGGACCGACTGGGCCAAGGGCTCCCCCATGGCCTGGGCCGAGGCCGACGGCAGCGTCACCGAGCACCCCGAGCAGGTCGTCCTCGCCCACGAACCCCACAGCCGGCTGTCCTACACCTGGCACACCTTCACCCCGCAGTGGGCCGCGGCCAATGGCATCAGCGAGGAGACGCGCGCCCAGCTCGCCGCGGAGCGCCGTTCCCAGGTCACCTTCGACCTCGAGCCGCACGGCGATCAGGTCAAGCTGACCGTCACCCATGTGTTCGACCCCGAGGGCGCACTGCACTCGATGTGCAGCCAGGGCTGGCCGGCCATCCTCTCCAGCCTGAAGAGCCTGCTGGAGACGGGCGAACCGCTCGCCGACGCGCACGAGGGCTGA
- a CDS encoding transposase family protein: protein MAGVLRAEALWVETFTGLRMGAFQRLLKVVRERGGNGTGMGRPWCLPLDERVLLVAVYYRTNLTMRQMAPLFGVSPATVCRVIQKLGPLLTVEPVTRPSDAVDRLWIVDGTLIPVRDRTVAASSRNYRFSANVQVIIDADTRLVVATARPAPGNKADAQVWRSSGLARHCDGVTVLGDGAYVNTGLIVPHRKRQRRPLLSGEEADNAEHRRVRARIEHTFAAMKNYKILRDCRQRGHGLHHAVRAVAHMHNLALAT, encoded by the coding sequence ATGGCCGGGGTGTTGAGGGCTGAGGCGTTGTGGGTGGAGACGTTCACTGGGCTGCGGATGGGTGCTTTCCAGCGGCTGCTGAAGGTGGTTCGTGAACGGGGCGGCAACGGTACCGGGATGGGGCGCCCGTGGTGTCTGCCGTTGGATGAGCGGGTGCTGCTGGTGGCGGTGTACTACCGCACGAATCTGACAATGCGGCAGATGGCGCCGCTCTTCGGCGTTTCGCCCGCGACGGTCTGCCGGGTGATCCAGAAGCTCGGTCCGCTGCTGACGGTGGAGCCCGTCACCCGTCCCTCGGATGCGGTGGACCGGCTGTGGATCGTGGACGGCACGCTCATTCCGGTCCGCGACCGCACTGTTGCCGCTTCCTCGCGCAACTACAGGTTCTCGGCGAACGTGCAGGTCATCATTGATGCCGACACCCGCCTGGTGGTGGCCACCGCCCGGCCGGCCCCGGGCAACAAGGCCGATGCGCAGGTCTGGCGGAGTTCTGGGCTGGCCCGGCACTGCGACGGCGTCACCGTGCTGGGCGACGGCGCCTATGTGAACACCGGCCTGATCGTCCCGCACCGCAAACGCCAGCGACGGCCGCTCCTTTCGGGCGAGGAGGCCGACAACGCCGAACACCGCAGAGTCCGCGCCCGCATCGAGCACACCTTCGCCGCGATGAAGAACTACAAGATCCTCCGCGACTGCCGGCAACGGGGCCATGGCCTCCACCACGCTGTCCGAGCCGTCGCCCACATGCACAACCTCGCCCTGGCAACGTGA
- a CDS encoding class I SAM-dependent methyltransferase — protein MVNHQDETRTAYDGVVELYASLFANRLETQPFSRTMIGTFAELVRATGNPRAADVGCGPGHLTAMLHELGLDAFGLDLAPGMIDHARQAHPALRFQEARMESLPIEDAALGGVLAHYSMIHTPPGELPELLAEQARVLAPDGLLLVSFFGTDEQEPVRFDHKVAPAYSWPADRLAELLADAGLVPFARLLHDPASERGFLDAHLLARRS, from the coding sequence GTGGTGAATCATCAGGACGAGACCAGGACGGCCTACGACGGAGTCGTCGAGCTGTACGCATCGCTGTTCGCAAACCGGCTGGAGACACAGCCTTTCTCCCGGACCATGATCGGCACCTTCGCCGAACTGGTGCGCGCGACGGGCAACCCGCGGGCAGCGGACGTCGGGTGCGGTCCCGGACATCTGACAGCCATGCTGCACGAACTGGGCCTGGACGCCTTCGGACTCGACCTCGCCCCCGGCATGATCGACCACGCCCGGCAGGCCCATCCGGCGCTGCGCTTCCAGGAGGCGCGGATGGAATCCCTGCCGATCGAGGACGCCGCGCTCGGCGGCGTACTGGCCCACTACTCGATGATCCACACCCCTCCGGGAGAACTGCCGGAGCTGCTCGCCGAGCAGGCACGCGTCCTGGCGCCGGATGGCCTGCTCCTGGTCTCCTTCTTCGGGACCGACGAACAAGAACCGGTCCGCTTCGACCACAAGGTGGCACCTGCCTACAGCTGGCCGGCGGATCGCCTCGCCGAACTGCTGGCCGACGCCGGGCTCGTTCCCTTCGCCCGGTTGCTCCACGATCCAGCCTCCGAAAGGGGCTTCCTCGACGCCCATCTGCTGGCCCGCCGTTCGTAG
- a CDS encoding IS5 family transposase (programmed frameshift), which translates to MAGRGELTDAAWGRIEPLLPQVDGRGRPWRDHRQVVHGVLWRLRTGAPWRDLPERYGPWQTVYERFARWEADGTWAKLLEHVQVHDDAGGGRVEWIVAVDSTINRAQQHAAGARKRGTQTGDELEDPGRSQAHQALGRSRGGLTIKVHLAVDGRGLPLSIVLTPGNVNDATAFAVVLDVVRTPRVGTGRPRTTPDRVLGDKAYCSRAIRHLLRRRGIAATIPERRDQVANRRRRGRFGGRPPAFDRETYRDRNVVERCFARLKPFRAIATRFDKLADRDRAGVVLASLILWLRETAR; encoded by the exons GTGGCAGGTCGAGGTGAGTTGACGGATGCGGCATGGGGGCGGATAGAGCCCCTTTTGCCCCAGGTGGACGGACGGGGCCGTCCGTGGCGTGATCACCGGCAGGTGGTCCACGGCGTGCTGTGGCGGCTACGGACCGGGGCTCCTTGGCGCGACCTGCCCGAGCGGTATGGGCCGTGGCAGACCGTCTACGAGCGGTTCGCCCGCTGGGAGGCCGATGGCACGTGGGCGAAGCTGCTGGAGCATGTCCAGGTCCATGATGACGCGGGGGGGGGCCGGGTGGAGTGGATCGTCGCCGTTGACTCCACGATCAACCGGGCCCAACAGCACGCCGCGGGCGCCCGTAAAAGGGGGACGCAGACAG GGGACGAACTGGAAGATCCGGGCCGCTCGCAGGCGCATCAGGCACTCGGTCGGTCCCGGGGCGGGCTGACCATCAAGGTCCATCTCGCCGTCGACGGCCGGGGACTGCCGCTGTCGATCGTGCTCACACCCGGAAACGTCAACGACGCCACCGCGTTCGCCGTTGTCCTCGACGTGGTCCGCACCCCGCGCGTCGGCACGGGCCGCCCGCGCACGACACCGGACCGTGTGCTGGGTGACAAGGCCTACTGCAGCAGGGCCATCCGTCATCTGCTGAGGCGTCGGGGCATCGCCGCCACGATCCCCGAGCGCCGCGACCAGGTGGCCAACCGTCGACGCAGGGGGCGCTTCGGTGGCCGGCCACCCGCCTTTGACAGGGAGACCTATCGCGACCGCAACGTGGTCGAACGATGCTTCGCTCGCCTCAAGCCGTTCCGTGCGATCGCAACCAGGTTCGACAAGCTCGCGGACCGCGACCGCGCGGGAGTCGTCCTAGCCTCCCTGATTCTCTGGCTCCGCGAAACGGCCAGGTGA
- a CDS encoding AI-2E family transporter — protein sequence MAPTDETAQVTPEAALPGTTPPAQPPSAEQARGTGMPRWLPRAMVLALALVACFQLGSWAFHQLTGLLINILIAFFLALAVEPAVSWMAARGLRRGLATAIVFLSVMIASAGFITMMGSMLAGQIVDMVEDFPDYLDKVIRWINMTFDTDLSRVEVQDSLIHSDWLRKYVQNSASGVLDVSAQVLGGLFQLLTILLFSFYFAADGPRLRRALCSVLPPAKQAEVLRAWEIAVNKTGGYLYSRGLMALISGIAHYILLQVLEVPYAPVLAVWVGLVSQFIPTIGTYLAGALPMLIAFTVDPWYALWVLIFVVIYQQFENYVLQPKLTAKSVDIHPAVAFGSVIAGTALLGAVGALVAIPAVATLQAFLGAYVKRYDVMDDPRVHGHHRRGGSPLVARVRRLVSGPGDEMPPDPR from the coding sequence GTGGCACCCACAGACGAGACCGCACAGGTCACCCCCGAGGCAGCACTGCCCGGCACCACTCCGCCCGCCCAGCCCCCTTCGGCGGAGCAGGCCCGTGGCACCGGCATGCCGCGCTGGCTGCCGCGCGCCATGGTGCTCGCGCTCGCTCTGGTGGCCTGTTTCCAGCTCGGCAGCTGGGCCTTCCACCAGCTCACCGGACTGTTGATCAATATCTTGATTGCGTTCTTCCTGGCGCTCGCCGTCGAGCCCGCCGTGAGCTGGATGGCGGCCCGCGGACTGCGCAGGGGCCTGGCCACGGCCATCGTCTTCCTGAGCGTCATGATCGCGAGTGCGGGCTTCATCACCATGATGGGATCCATGCTCGCGGGCCAGATCGTCGACATGGTCGAGGACTTCCCCGACTATCTGGACAAGGTCATCCGCTGGATCAACATGACCTTCGACACGGACCTGTCCCGGGTCGAGGTCCAGGACAGCCTCATCCACTCCGACTGGCTGCGGAAGTACGTGCAGAACAGCGCGAGCGGCGTTCTCGACGTCTCCGCGCAGGTCCTCGGCGGGCTCTTCCAGCTCCTGACGATCCTGCTGTTCTCGTTCTACTTCGCCGCCGACGGGCCGCGGCTGCGACGCGCGCTGTGCTCCGTGCTGCCGCCCGCCAAGCAGGCCGAGGTGCTGCGCGCCTGGGAGATCGCGGTCAACAAGACCGGCGGCTACCTCTACTCCCGCGGTCTGATGGCGCTGATCTCCGGGATCGCGCACTACATCCTGCTCCAGGTCCTCGAAGTGCCCTACGCCCCCGTGCTCGCGGTGTGGGTCGGCCTGGTCTCGCAGTTCATCCCGACGATCGGCACCTATCTCGCGGGCGCCCTGCCGATGCTGATCGCCTTCACCGTGGACCCCTGGTACGCGCTGTGGGTGCTGATCTTCGTCGTGATCTACCAGCAGTTCGAGAACTACGTCCTGCAGCCCAAGCTCACCGCCAAGAGCGTGGACATCCACCCGGCGGTCGCCTTCGGGTCGGTCATCGCGGGCACGGCGCTCCTCGGCGCGGTCGGAGCCCTGGTCGCCATCCCGGCGGTCGCGACGCTGCAGGCCTTCCTGGGGGCGTACGTGAAGCGGTACGACGTCATGGACGACCCGCGCGTGCACGGGCACCACCGCCGTGGCGGATCGCCTCTTGTCGCGCGCGTGCGGCGCCTGGTGTCCGGGCCCGGGGACGAGATGCCGCCCGACCCGCGCTAG